In Macadamia integrifolia cultivar HAES 741 chromosome 1, SCU_Mint_v3, whole genome shotgun sequence, a single window of DNA contains:
- the LOC122079869 gene encoding uncharacterized protein LOC122079869 yields MDVSSIPIYGGLKRYWSGRKYQRLDGGFIVRKKLRVLRLGGNSTTRRSSSLLSPTSKIRETSKLQLKINKWPMKVFGKIREGYINMMLGVAGNVGYLGDPKNVFGEKRIPRGRPIPTVSQLNQFDKKLVLKVYNSIAASREFAAF; encoded by the coding sequence ATGGATGTGTCTTCAATTCCAATTTATGGGGGCTTGAAGAGGTACTGGAGTGGGAGAAAATATCAGAGACTCGATGGTGGATTCATTGTAAGGAAGAAGTTGAGGGTCTTGAGGCTGGGAGGGAACAGTACTACTCGACggtcatcatcattattatcaCCAACATCAAAGATAAGAGAAACATCAAAGCTGCAACTCAAAATTAACAAGTGGCCCATGAAGGTTTTTGGGAAGATTCGTGAAGGTTACATAAATATGATGCTTGGGGTCGCAGGCAACGTTGGTTACTTGGGGGACCCCAAAAATGTTTTTGGAGAAAAGAGGATTCCAAGAGGCCGACCAATTCCAACAGTTTCCCAGTTGAATCAATTTGATAAGAAACTTGTTCTTAAggtttacaactcaattgcTGCTTCTCGAGAATTTGCTGCCTTCTGA